The genomic DNA ATGGCGGTGGTGATCGTCGCGCTGGTGGTGCAACACGGCGTGCAATATCTGCTGGCGACGGTGCTGCTGGGCGGTCTGATCATGATGGTGTTCGGGCTGTTGCGCCTGGGCAAACTGGTGCGCATGGTGCCGCATCCGGTGATGCTCGGCTTCGTCAACGGCCTGGCGATCATCATTGCGCTGGCGCAACTGGAGCATTTCAAAAACGGTGAAGACTGGCTCAGCGGTACGCCGTTGTACCTGATGACCGGGCTGGTGCTGTTGACCATGGCCATCGTCTACATTCTGCCGCGCCTGACCCGTGCGGTGCCGCCGGCACTGGTGGCCATTCTGGGGGTGGGCCTGCTGGTCTACCTGTTCGGCCTGCCAACCCGCACCCTCGGCGACATGGCGCACATTGCCGGCGGTTTGCCGACTTTCGCCTTGCCGGACATTCCGTGGACCTGGGAAACCCTCGGCATCATTGCGCCTTACGCGATCCTGATGGCGTTGGTCGGTCTGCTGGAAACCCTGCTGACCCTCAACCTCACCGACGAAATCACCGAAACCCGGGGCTACCCGGATCGCGAGTGCGTGGCGCTCGGCGCGGCGAACATGGTCTCGGGTGCATTCGGCGGCATGGGCGGTTGCGCGATGATCGGCCAGACCGTGATCAACCTGAGCTCCGGCGGGCGCGGGCGTCTGTCCGGCGTAGTGGCTGGCGTGCTGATCCTGTTGTTCATCCTGTTTCTGTCGCCGCTGATCGAGCGCATTCCGCTGGCGGCGCTGGTGGGGGTGATGTTTGTGGTGTCGCAGCAGACATTCGCCTGGGCCTCGTTGCGGGTGTTGAACAAAGTGCCGCTCAACGATGTGCTGGTGATTATCGCCGTGACCACCATCACCGTGTTCACCGACCTGGCCACCGCCGTGCTCTGCGGGATCATCATTGCCGCGCTGAATTTCGCCTGGCAGCAGGCCCGCGAGTTGTACGCCGATGAACATCTGGAAGCCGACGGCAGCAAACTCTACCGCTTGCACGGAACGCTGTTTTTCGCCTCGACCACGCCGTTCCTGAATCAGTTCGACCCGGCCAATGACCCGGCGCGGGTGACGCTGGATTGCCGGCATCTGAGCTTTGTCGACTACTCGGCGATTGCCGCACTGAAAACCCTGCGTGAGCGTTACGAAAAGGCTGGCAAGCATTTGCAGGTGTTTCACCTGTCGGAACGCTGCAAAAAACTGCTCAAACGCGCCGGCGTCGCTCACGACTGAAGCGCTTTTGCAGGAGCAACTCAATCCCTGTGGGAGCGGGTGTTTACCGATTTCATGTGCACAGCAAGGCCATTGTAGGAGTGAGCCTGCTCGCGATAGCGTCGCAACAGTCAGCCTCTTTGTAGACTGACACAGCGCCATCGCGAGCAGGCTCACTCCTACAGGGTTGTGTGTGGCCCGGATTTCAGATCGCCGGGAAATCAATATCGGTCAGCGCCGCATTGTTCAGATAGTTGGTCAGCGACTGCACCGCCACCAGCGCAATCACTTCAATGATCTTGCTGTCATCGATCCCGGCAGCGCGGGCGACTGCGATCTGCTCGTCGCTCAAGTGACCACGACTTTGCGTGATTTGCTGGGCGAGGGTGGCGTAGGCGTTAAGTTCGCCCTGACGCGCAGCGACGATGTCCTGCGCCGACAGCCCGGCCTTACTCGCAAAGAAGGTATGGGCCGACAGGCAATAATCGCAACCGTTGACCTGTGACGTGGCGAGGTAAACCGCTTCTTTCTCCTTGGCGCTCAGCGAAGTTTTGCCGAGGATCGTCGAAGCTTGCAGGTAGGTTTCGAGGGCTACCGGTGCCTTGGCCAGTGTGCTGAACACGTTGGGCAGAAAACCGATTTTCTTCTTCACGCCTTCCAGCACTGGGCGGGTGGTGTCGGGGGCGGATTCGAGGCTGATAGCGTTGATGCGGCTCATGGTGATTCTCCGAAAGACCGGCTCGAAGTGCGCCGGCGATGGAGGTGATGTTAATCAGCACGTCTGGTGCTTTGGCTGCGGATCGTCGAGGATATGCGACAGATCGTCCAGACATGCAGCTGAAGGAGTCACTATGGATCGCCTTTCCACGTTGCTCAGCCATTTCGCTGTCCATGCCGGCACGTTTCACAGCGGCGATTTTTGCGGCGTCAGCGCTCATGAGGGCGAGCCGACTGGGCATGTCCATCTGTTGCAGGCCGGCGAGTTGTTGCTCAAGCCGGGCAACGAGCGCGAGGTCAGGCTCAACGAACCATCGCTGATCTTTTTCCCCCGACCGTTTCCCCATCGCATGTCGGCCGACGAGTCCATGGACACCCAACTGGTCTGCGCAACGCTGACGTTTGACGGTGGCTCAGGCAATGCCTTGGCGGCGGCTCTGCCGGACTGTCTGGTGCTCAAACTCAGCGAGATACCCGAGTTGGGCGCTACCCTGGAATGGTTGTTCACGGAAGCTTTCGAAGGTCATTGCGGGCGCGTGGCGGTGATGGATCGGCTGTTCGAGTTGCTGGTGATTCTGCTGTTACGTCATCTCATCAGCAGCCGCGATCAACAACCGGGAATGATCGCCGGGCTGGCCGATCCGCGCCTGTCCCGCGCCTTGAACGTGATGCATGAACAACCGGCCAAGCCATGGAGCGTGGCCGAATTGGCGACGGCAGCCAATCTGTCTCGCGCCGGATTTGCCGAGCAGTTTCGTCGCGTCGTCGGCCAGCCCCCGGCGGACTATCTGCTGAGCTGGCGCATCAGCCTCGCGCAGAAACGTCTGCGCGAGGGCCGGCCAATGGCGCTGATCGCGCAAGAGGTCGGTTATGAAAGTCCTTCGGCACTGGCCCGAGCGTTTCGCCGCAAGACCGGGCTCAGCCCGCGGGAGTGGAAGACCGGCGTCTGAACGTTAACGGGCAAATTTCTTCGCCCCGGCTACACACAGAATGACCCCAAGCGTTACCGCCAGCATGCCGATACTGACCTGTTCATGCAGCAACGTCGCAGCCAGCGCCAGGCCGAAAAACGGCTGCAGCAATTGCAGTTGACCGACTGCCGCAATCCCGCCCTGGGCCAGGCCGCGATACCAGAACACGAACGCGATCAGCATGCTGAACAGCGAAACGTAGCCCAGACAGACCCACGCCGACACGCTGATACCGCTGAACGACGGTGGGGCCAGCCACAGGCTTGCGACTGCCATCGGCGGCAGCGACAGTACCAGCGCCCAACAGATCACCTGCCAGCCACCGAGGGTGCGCGACAGTTTTGCGCCTTCGGCATAACCCAGACCACACACCAGAATCGAAGCCAGCATCAACAGGTCACCGGTAGGCGAGGCGGACAATCCCTGCGACAAGGCAAACCCGACCACCAGCGCACTGCCCAGGATCGAGAAGAACCAGAATACCGGGCGCGGACGCTCGCCACCGCGCAAGACGCCAAACAGCGCAGTGGCCAATGGCAGCAAGCCGACAAAGACGATCGAATGTGCCGATGTCACGTGCTGCAAAGCCAGCGCCGTCAGCAGCGGGAAGCCGAGCACGACGCCCAATGCCACAATGAACAATGAAAACCACTGATCTCTGGCCGGTCGCCGCTCACGGAACAACCACAACAGGGCAACGGCCAGGACGCCGGCAATGGCGGCGCGCGCGACGGTGAGAAACACCGGGTCGAACTCCAGCACTGCCAGGCGCGTAGCCGGCAGCGAGCCGCTGAAGAACACCACGCCAATAAAGCCATTGATCCAGCCGCTGGTTTTTTCCAGTGCCGGGTTGCTCACGTTTGAAGTCCGTTCCATACGATTCACACTCATTGTGGGTTGCTTTGAGAGAATCCTATGATCGAGAATCAGGACAATCAAAAAATTGTCATGGATACATCCCGACATGTCCCGCTCTCGTTACAAGACCCTCGTCGACACCTACGCCGCCGACATTCGCACTGGACGTCTGGCGCCCGGCACACGTCTGCCGACACACCGGCAACTGGCCACGCAGGAAGGGCTGGCGCTGGTCACGGCCTCGCGGGTGTACGCCGAGCTTGAGGCGATGGGGCTGGTCAGCGGCGAAACCGGGCGCGGCACCTTTGT from Pseudomonas baetica includes the following:
- a CDS encoding SulP family inorganic anion transporter, with the protein product MKPIRLRADVLAGLTTSFALLPECIAFALVAHLNPLMGLYGAFIICTLTALFGGRPGMVSGAAGSMAVVIVALVVQHGVQYLLATVLLGGLIMMVFGLLRLGKLVRMVPHPVMLGFVNGLAIIIALAQLEHFKNGEDWLSGTPLYLMTGLVLLTMAIVYILPRLTRAVPPALVAILGVGLLVYLFGLPTRTLGDMAHIAGGLPTFALPDIPWTWETLGIIAPYAILMALVGLLETLLTLNLTDEITETRGYPDRECVALGAANMVSGAFGGMGGCAMIGQTVINLSSGGRGRLSGVVAGVLILLFILFLSPLIERIPLAALVGVMFVVSQQTFAWASLRVLNKVPLNDVLVIIAVTTITVFTDLATAVLCGIIIAALNFAWQQARELYADEHLEADGSKLYRLHGTLFFASTTPFLNQFDPANDPARVTLDCRHLSFVDYSAIAALKTLRERYEKAGKHLQVFHLSERCKKLLKRAGVAHD
- a CDS encoding carboxymuconolactone decarboxylase family protein, producing the protein MSRINAISLESAPDTTRPVLEGVKKKIGFLPNVFSTLAKAPVALETYLQASTILGKTSLSAKEKEAVYLATSQVNGCDYCLSAHTFFASKAGLSAQDIVAARQGELNAYATLAQQITQSRGHLSDEQIAVARAAGIDDSKIIEVIALVAVQSLTNYLNNAALTDIDFPAI
- a CDS encoding AraC family transcriptional regulator, with the translated sequence MDRLSTLLSHFAVHAGTFHSGDFCGVSAHEGEPTGHVHLLQAGELLLKPGNEREVRLNEPSLIFFPRPFPHRMSADESMDTQLVCATLTFDGGSGNALAAALPDCLVLKLSEIPELGATLEWLFTEAFEGHCGRVAVMDRLFELLVILLLRHLISSRDQQPGMIAGLADPRLSRALNVMHEQPAKPWSVAELATAANLSRAGFAEQFRRVVGQPPADYLLSWRISLAQKRLREGRPMALIAQEVGYESPSALARAFRRKTGLSPREWKTGV
- a CDS encoding DMT family transporter encodes the protein MERTSNVSNPALEKTSGWINGFIGVVFFSGSLPATRLAVLEFDPVFLTVARAAIAGVLAVALLWLFRERRPARDQWFSLFIVALGVVLGFPLLTALALQHVTSAHSIVFVGLLPLATALFGVLRGGERPRPVFWFFSILGSALVVGFALSQGLSASPTGDLLMLASILVCGLGYAEGAKLSRTLGGWQVICWALVLSLPPMAVASLWLAPPSFSGISVSAWVCLGYVSLFSMLIAFVFWYRGLAQGGIAAVGQLQLLQPFFGLALAATLLHEQVSIGMLAVTLGVILCVAGAKKFAR